A window of the Sphaerobacter thermophilus DSM 20745 genome harbors these coding sequences:
- a CDS encoding DegV family protein, translated as MPRVAVVTDSTADLPREMIEAYDIHVVPLTVHIDGEVFEDGVSITPAEFMRRLTTTTTFPTTSQPSVGRFQEVFNRLAEEYDAIISIHISSRLSGTYQSALLARDTINGRLPISVIDSRSTSMGLGFPVLRAAKLAQAGYDLDTIDRATRQAIESTHAVFLVDTLEYLRRGGRIGRAAEIVGTVLQLKPILRLEEGVVVPHARTRTRPKATAGLIELVRDFPRIDQLAILTTNGSSDAERVADALADRCPRERMIFAELSPVLAAHVGPGALGVVVYEGDAPLSIEEVP; from the coding sequence ATGCCCCGAGTCGCGGTGGTCACGGACAGCACCGCGGACCTTCCGCGCGAGATGATCGAGGCGTACGACATCCACGTCGTGCCGCTCACGGTCCACATCGACGGCGAAGTGTTCGAGGATGGCGTTTCCATCACCCCAGCCGAGTTCATGCGACGGCTGACCACGACCACCACCTTCCCCACCACATCTCAGCCCTCCGTCGGCCGGTTCCAGGAGGTGTTCAACCGCCTGGCGGAGGAGTACGACGCCATCATCTCGATCCACATCTCCAGCCGCCTCAGCGGTACGTATCAGAGCGCGCTGTTGGCACGCGATACGATCAACGGGCGCCTGCCGATCTCGGTGATCGACTCCCGCTCCACCTCGATGGGGCTGGGCTTCCCGGTGCTCCGCGCAGCCAAGCTGGCCCAGGCCGGCTACGATCTGGATACAATCGACCGTGCGACCCGGCAGGCCATCGAGTCGACCCACGCCGTCTTCCTGGTCGACACCCTGGAGTACCTGCGCCGCGGCGGGCGGATCGGCCGCGCCGCCGAGATCGTCGGCACTGTCCTGCAGCTCAAGCCGATCCTGCGGCTGGAGGAAGGCGTCGTCGTCCCCCACGCCCGCACCCGCACCCGCCCAAAGGCCACCGCCGGACTGATTGAGCTGGTGCGAGACTTTCCCCGGATCGACCAACTTGCGATACTGACCACGAACGGAAGCAGCGATGCCGAGCGGGTGGCCGACGCGCTGGCCGATCGCTGCCCGCGCGAGCGCATGATCTTCGCCGAGTTATCACCGGTCCTGGCTGCCCACGTGGGCCCCGGCGCGCTCGGAGTCGTCGTCTACGAGGGCGATGCGCCGCTGTCAATCGAGGAGGTGCCATGA
- a CDS encoding DegV family protein: MSDAPSRPVYVVTDSTADIPPEMIGDRPLTVVPLIVEIAGQSYRDGIDLSRDQFLASLREGHFPRTSQPSIGTFQEVYQERIDRGYDIVSIHISSALSGTYNSAHAAAQAVAPERIRLIDSHSVSITFGWIVLEAADLAAAGKSLDEVAAHAERRTGDQRLYAVLETLEYLHRGGRIGRSALLLGSALQIKPIVQVRDGTVEPLERVRTMRRAIDRLVTLVTEQCPWDHAAVFHFVNPDAAEAVAARLREAQPDINVITGQIGTVVATYGGPGLVGVGGLVRPRAVEGGDPA; the protein is encoded by the coding sequence ATGAGCGACGCCCCCTCACGCCCGGTCTATGTCGTTACCGACAGCACTGCCGATATCCCGCCCGAGATGATCGGCGACCGGCCCCTCACCGTCGTCCCTCTCATCGTCGAGATCGCTGGGCAGAGCTACCGCGACGGGATCGATCTGAGCCGGGACCAGTTCCTCGCCTCGCTGCGTGAGGGGCACTTCCCGCGCACATCCCAGCCGTCAATCGGCACCTTCCAGGAGGTCTACCAGGAGCGAATCGACCGCGGCTACGACATCGTCTCCATCCACATTTCTTCTGCCCTCTCCGGCACCTACAACTCCGCTCACGCCGCGGCTCAGGCCGTCGCGCCCGAGCGCATCCGCCTGATCGATAGCCACTCCGTCTCGATAACGTTCGGCTGGATCGTGCTGGAGGCGGCCGACCTGGCGGCAGCCGGGAAGTCGTTGGACGAAGTCGCGGCCCACGCCGAGCGCCGTACCGGGGATCAGCGGCTCTACGCCGTTCTCGAGACGCTCGAGTACCTCCACCGGGGCGGGCGGATCGGCCGCTCCGCGCTGCTGCTCGGCTCGGCCCTGCAGATCAAGCCGATCGTGCAGGTGCGTGACGGCACGGTGGAACCGCTGGAGCGCGTGCGCACGATGCGCCGTGCGATCGACCGCCTGGTGACACTGGTGACGGAGCAGTGCCCCTGGGACCATGCCGCAGTTTTTCACTTCGTCAACCCGGACGCGGCCGAGGCGGTCGCTGCCCGCCTGCGTGAAGCCCAGCCGGACATCAACGTGATCACCGGCCAGATCGGCACGGTGGTCGCCACCTACGGCGGACCAGGGCTGGTCGGTGTGGGCGGATTGGTGCGGCCGCGCGCGGTGGAGGGCGGCGACCCGGCTTGA
- the recG gene encoding ATP-dependent DNA helicase RecG: MSRGTTRGSGDPLGLLRKILALEDRKGYQDTAVAGGLANFVAVQARAHRPGSGDGHAAETLAALVRLFRDYDQLSTEERRERVAQAGRLLQRAAARPPRAAAPAPPAPSRDVQTPRIERPRVPPRAAAPRRLTRQVRVSALTDPVTTLPGVGAQRAKQLEALGVRTVEDLLYLTPRRHKDYSRIEPIGSSLFFNRECTIKGTVVSIDQQRTRTGKTMVVAEIADDTGSVQAIWFNPYLARQLHPGLPIAVSGRIERQRGTLVLRNPEWELLDAEMLHTGRLVPIYPLTRGLYQKQVRTLTRMALDAAAHLIADPLPEEIRQRHGLLPLAQALEAVHYPDSEADERAARRRLAFDEFLVLQIGLVQRKVEWQAQTGHAFRIDEELLATFEDRLPFTLTAAQSRALGEILADMASPRPASRLLQGDVGSGKTVVAAAAALVAVADGFQAAILAPTEILAEQHARNFASLYDVLPEERRPRLALLTGSTPAGEREEIDAGLRSGTIDILIGTHAILEERVEFARLGLAVIDEQHRFGVVQRARLRAKGYNPDVLVMTATPIPRSLALVLHGDLDVSIIDELPPGRQKIATHWIEGDRRPDAYRFIRKEVEAGRQAFIIYPLVEESEAIDARAATAEYERLSTEVFPDLRLGLLHGRMRPAEKDAIMTAFRDHEIDILVSTSVVEVGIDVPNATVMLIEGADRFGLAQLHQFRGRVGRGAARSVCILVADDVSEEGQRRLNALVETQDGFRLAEIDLEIRGPGEFFGTRQSGLPDLRFASLGDLGTLQRAREEAHRILSADPTLSQPIHRALRERVDRFWIPGAGDLS; encoded by the coding sequence ATGAGCAGGGGAACGACGCGCGGCTCCGGCGACCCGCTAGGGCTGCTCAGGAAGATCTTGGCGCTCGAAGACCGCAAGGGGTACCAGGACACCGCCGTAGCGGGCGGGCTGGCAAACTTCGTTGCGGTTCAGGCACGAGCCCACCGACCAGGCAGCGGTGACGGCCACGCGGCCGAGACGCTGGCGGCGCTGGTACGCCTCTTTCGCGACTACGACCAGCTCTCGACCGAGGAGCGCCGCGAGCGCGTGGCCCAGGCCGGGCGTCTGCTCCAGCGCGCCGCAGCCCGACCGCCGCGGGCGGCCGCGCCGGCGCCGCCCGCCCCCAGCAGGGATGTCCAGACTCCGCGTATCGAGCGGCCCCGCGTGCCGCCGCGCGCCGCGGCTCCCCGGCGGCTCACGCGCCAGGTCCGGGTCAGCGCGCTGACCGACCCGGTCACCACCCTGCCCGGAGTCGGTGCGCAGCGCGCGAAGCAGTTGGAGGCGCTCGGGGTCCGCACCGTCGAGGACCTGCTCTACCTGACTCCTCGCCGCCACAAAGACTACTCCCGGATCGAGCCCATCGGCTCCAGCCTCTTCTTCAATCGCGAGTGCACCATCAAGGGGACGGTCGTCTCCATCGACCAGCAGCGCACGCGCACCGGCAAGACGATGGTCGTGGCCGAGATCGCCGACGACACCGGGAGTGTCCAGGCCATCTGGTTCAACCCGTACCTGGCGCGCCAGTTGCACCCAGGCCTGCCGATCGCCGTCAGCGGCCGCATCGAGCGCCAGCGGGGCACGCTCGTCCTCCGAAATCCGGAGTGGGAGCTGCTCGACGCGGAGATGCTTCACACCGGCCGGCTGGTGCCGATCTACCCGCTGACACGCGGGCTCTACCAGAAGCAGGTGCGCACTCTGACCCGGATGGCGCTCGACGCCGCCGCGCACCTCATCGCCGACCCGCTGCCAGAAGAGATCCGCCAACGACACGGGTTGCTGCCGCTGGCCCAGGCACTGGAGGCGGTTCACTACCCCGACTCTGAGGCGGACGAACGGGCAGCCCGCCGTCGCCTCGCCTTCGACGAGTTCCTGGTGCTCCAGATCGGCCTGGTGCAGCGCAAGGTGGAGTGGCAGGCGCAGACCGGACACGCCTTCCGCATTGACGAGGAACTGCTGGCCACCTTCGAAGACCGGCTGCCCTTCACCCTGACCGCCGCGCAGTCGCGCGCCCTGGGCGAGATCCTGGCCGACATGGCCTCCCCGCGCCCGGCCAGCCGCCTGCTCCAGGGCGACGTCGGCTCGGGCAAGACGGTCGTCGCGGCCGCCGCCGCGCTGGTCGCAGTCGCCGATGGGTTCCAGGCGGCCATCCTGGCGCCGACCGAGATCCTTGCCGAGCAGCACGCCCGCAACTTCGCCTCGCTCTACGACGTGCTGCCCGAGGAGCGTCGCCCGCGGCTCGCCCTGCTGACCGGCAGCACCCCCGCCGGCGAGCGGGAGGAGATCGACGCCGGGCTGCGCTCCGGCACGATCGATATCCTGATAGGCACGCACGCCATCCTGGAAGAGCGAGTGGAGTTTGCCCGACTGGGACTGGCGGTGATCGACGAGCAGCACCGTTTCGGCGTCGTCCAGCGTGCCCGGCTGCGGGCGAAGGGCTACAACCCGGACGTGCTGGTCATGACCGCCACCCCGATCCCCCGCAGCCTGGCGCTGGTCCTCCACGGCGACCTCGATGTCTCGATCATCGACGAGTTGCCGCCCGGCCGACAGAAGATCGCAACCCACTGGATCGAGGGTGACCGGCGCCCCGACGCCTATCGCTTCATTCGCAAGGAGGTCGAGGCCGGACGCCAGGCGTTCATCATCTACCCGCTGGTGGAGGAGTCGGAGGCGATCGACGCCCGGGCCGCCACCGCCGAGTACGAGCGCCTCTCGACCGAGGTCTTCCCCGACCTGCGCCTCGGACTGCTCCACGGCCGAATGCGCCCGGCCGAGAAGGACGCCATCATGACCGCGTTCCGCGACCACGAGATCGACATCCTCGTCTCCACCTCGGTTGTCGAGGTGGGGATCGACGTGCCGAACGCGACGGTCATGCTGATCGAGGGCGCCGACCGCTTCGGTTTGGCGCAGCTCCACCAGTTCCGCGGCCGCGTGGGGCGTGGTGCGGCTCGCTCGGTCTGCATCCTGGTCGCCGACGACGTGAGCGAGGAGGGCCAGCGGCGACTCAACGCGCTCGTCGAGACGCAGGACGGCTTCCGCCTCGCCGAGATCGACCTGGAGATCCGCGGCCCCGGCGAATTCTTCGGCACCCGCCAGAGCGGACTGCCCGATCTCCGCTTCGCCTCCCTGGGCGACCTGGGAACGCTCCAGCGCGCGCGGGAGGAGGCACACCGCATCCTGTCCGCAGACCCGACGCTCTCCCAGCCGATCCACCGGGCGCTGCGCGAGCGCGTCGACCGCTTCTGGATCCCCGGCGCGGGCGATCTGAGCTAG
- a CDS encoding MqnA/MqnD/SBP family protein — MSEASELWYTPCIEPRRARSPAAWSTTEDKNIVGLCLIDHSLTTAAITYPIERGWVEPPEGIELVPGLTAEMVAERGACALLGSIDAVYLADRYAVVTDVALVSHHNGPIIIWTPGRPDEIDHAVVALDDVSRTAEAVARATLTHFYGFQVTGWDRTTDERDAAVREGAAAFRPSADGHVGDLVRAWFILSGFPLPTHLLMAPRELVERDPDTVRAVVEQLQQLLSITNERRRELRRNLAEDLGLDRERLVAFQNDQTFTASKTVRKAWLDLVRRTARAMQLPAIEEPVVFTARERS, encoded by the coding sequence ATGAGCGAGGCGTCCGAACTCTGGTATACCCCTTGCATCGAACCGCGGCGCGCCCGGTCGCCCGCGGCATGGAGCACGACGGAGGATAAGAACATCGTGGGACTCTGCCTGATCGACCATAGCCTGACGACCGCGGCCATCACCTACCCCATCGAGCGCGGCTGGGTCGAGCCGCCGGAAGGCATCGAACTGGTACCCGGACTGACCGCCGAGATGGTCGCCGAGCGAGGCGCCTGTGCGCTCCTGGGCAGCATCGACGCCGTCTACCTGGCCGACCGCTACGCCGTCGTCACCGACGTGGCGCTCGTCTCCCACCACAACGGCCCCATCATCATCTGGACACCCGGCCGGCCGGACGAGATCGACCACGCGGTGGTCGCGCTCGACGACGTCAGCCGCACCGCAGAAGCGGTCGCCCGAGCCACCCTCACACACTTCTACGGCTTTCAGGTTACCGGCTGGGACCGCACCACCGACGAGCGCGATGCCGCCGTGCGCGAGGGTGCCGCGGCGTTCCGGCCCTCCGCGGACGGGCATGTCGGTGATCTCGTGCGGGCCTGGTTCATCCTGAGCGGCTTCCCATTGCCGACGCATCTGCTCATGGCGCCCCGGGAGCTCGTGGAACGTGACCCGGACACCGTGCGCGCTGTGGTGGAGCAACTCCAGCAACTCCTCAGCATCACCAACGAACGGCGGCGTGAGCTGCGCCGCAACCTTGCCGAGGACCTCGGGCTGGACCGCGAGCGGCTGGTCGCCTTCCAGAACGACCAGACCTTCACCGCCAGCAAGACGGTGCGCAAGGCCTGGCTCGACCTGGTGCGCCGCACCGCTCGCGCGATGCAGCTTCCGGCGATAGAGGAGCCGGTCGTCTTCACCGCTCGCGAGCGGAGCTGA
- a CDS encoding phosphatase PAP2 family protein: MQWSLPADRRRRVVQWVGFGVCEVALVLALFWVHEVLRGLAMGTPEAATANAELVIAVERSVGLFWEAHVQAWVLEHPRLVDIFNWIYIYVHLPATLLFGLGVLCLRPHRFVETRNIYLTLLVVAIPVYRLFPLAPPRYFPELGFVDTVKLFTSTNYDAHADTLLYNPFAAMPSMHVAFALFVALGVIRLSRSRLRWAALGYWVLVNIVVVGTGNHYIVDGIAGSLLTLAAYALVPRVSARLPRPSYLPWTGIKVDSW, translated from the coding sequence ATGCAATGGAGCCTGCCGGCCGACCGACGGCGGCGCGTGGTTCAGTGGGTCGGCTTCGGCGTGTGTGAGGTCGCGCTGGTGCTGGCGCTCTTCTGGGTCCACGAGGTCCTGCGCGGCCTCGCCATGGGCACCCCGGAGGCGGCGACTGCAAACGCCGAGCTGGTCATCGCCGTCGAGCGGTCTGTCGGGCTCTTCTGGGAGGCACACGTCCAGGCCTGGGTGCTGGAACATCCCCGCCTGGTCGACATCTTCAACTGGATCTACATCTACGTGCACCTCCCGGCGACCCTGCTCTTCGGCCTCGGCGTCCTCTGCCTGCGTCCCCACCGGTTCGTCGAGACGCGCAACATCTACCTGACGCTGCTCGTCGTCGCCATCCCGGTCTACCGGCTCTTTCCGCTCGCGCCGCCGCGCTACTTCCCGGAGCTCGGCTTCGTCGACACCGTCAAGCTCTTCACCAGCACGAACTACGACGCACACGCCGACACGCTCCTCTACAACCCCTTCGCGGCCATGCCGAGCATGCACGTCGCCTTCGCCCTCTTCGTGGCCCTCGGGGTAATCCGGCTCAGCCGCAGCCGGCTGCGCTGGGCAGCGCTCGGCTACTGGGTGCTCGTCAACATCGTCGTGGTCGGCACCGGCAACCACTACATCGTCGACGGGATCGCCGGGTCACTGCTGACCCTCGCCGCCTACGCGCTCGTCCCCCGCGTCAGCGCTCGGCTCCCCCGCCCCAGCTACCTCCCCTGGACGGGCATCAAGGTGGACAGCTGGTGA